One window from the genome of Halanaerobium saccharolyticum subsp. saccharolyticum DSM 6643 encodes:
- a CDS encoding type II toxin-antitoxin system Phd/YefM family antitoxin codes for MVTLRIDRDHMVSSSEIVRNFSKMLDKTKESPLFITRNNDIEGIMMDIEEYEMLLEKIEFLEDQLEDAHIEEIIAKRKENFDLKDAVSEKEIMDLLDKE; via the coding sequence ATGGTTACTTTAAGAATTGATAGAGATCATATGGTCTCATCTTCTGAAATTGTTCGTAATTTTAGTAAAATGTTAGATAAAACAAAAGAGTCCCCGCTATTTATTACCAGAAATAATGATATTGAAGGTATTATGATGGATATTGAGGAATATGAAATGTTACTAGAAAAAATAGAATTTCTGGAAGATCAATTAGAAGATGCCCATATTGAAGAGATTATAGCCAAAAGAAAAGAAAACTTTGATCTTAAAGACGCAGTAAGCGAAAAAGAGATAATGGATTTATTAGATAAAGAATAG
- a CDS encoding type II toxin-antitoxin system RelE family toxin has translation MKLKFHPEVKNDIDNLDGSVKPRLKSTLNKIKRSPELGKPLGNKSGIDLSGCLKIYFYRKKYRVVYQIMNEEEVMVWSVGKREDQVVYISAYKRILEKGR, from the coding sequence ATGAAGCTTAAATTTCATCCTGAAGTTAAAAATGATATTGATAATTTAGATGGAAGTGTTAAACCGAGACTTAAAAGTACACTTAATAAAATTAAAAGATCACCTGAATTAGGAAAACCACTTGGAAATAAAAGTGGAATTGATCTATCAGGTTGTTTAAAAATCTACTTTTATCGGAAAAAATATAGAGTTGTTTATCAAATAATGAACGAAGAAGAAGTTATGGTTTGGTCTGTTGGTAAAAGAGAAGATCAAGTTGTTTATATAAGTGCATATAAAAGAATACTTGAAAAGGGGAGATAA
- a CDS encoding PIN domain-containing protein encodes MTYLKNNKEVDFTNYNKIYIYLDTNFFIANKFNLDNPVTKSIKKINKHIDVSILIPDVILQEILQKYKKKKNFFINNVKRNRRYYRSCDNDLVNKFLENIRSSNIEKSIFNLEFIEKRKNTEDEFRTGVYNTIYESPPSSENNDQTVDSIFVITVLNDYENSKENELYIFHSEDKAFFKGNSTIFKKEISDELEDSNGDLITIRNRKSLRKLISKNEEYIIELNKELIKEYKKYFKSKLKIKDTYFDINDSKIINEISDYLWDYIINNLGYEYEGEFELISNEQIYFNRYPYEEYEDALLEKIVEEQYLEVIVYCKNIITSSNSETVKVTLPKEIKLSLIFNIDIDILVSKEFSDIQDETYFVDIDKIIDDRIND; translated from the coding sequence ATGACATATTTAAAGAATAATAAAGAAGTTGATTTTACAAATTATAATAAAATTTATATATATTTAGATACTAATTTTTTTATAGCAAATAAATTTAATCTTGATAATCCTGTTACAAAATCTATAAAAAAAATAAATAAACATATAGATGTATCTATTTTGATTCCTGATGTAATATTACAAGAAATTTTACAAAAATATAAAAAAAAGAAAAATTTTTTTATAAATAATGTAAAAAGAAATAGAAGATATTACCGTTCATGTGATAATGATCTTGTTAATAAATTTTTAGAAAATATACGGTCATCTAATATTGAAAAAAGTATATTTAATTTAGAATTTATTGAAAAAAGGAAAAACACCGAGGATGAATTCAGGACAGGTGTTTATAATACTATTTATGAATCACCTCCTTCTTCTGAAAATAATGATCAAACTGTTGATAGTATTTTTGTGATTACTGTTTTAAATGATTATGAAAATTCCAAAGAAAATGAATTATATATTTTTCATTCTGAAGATAAAGCTTTTTTTAAAGGAAATAGTACTATATTTAAAAAAGAAATATCAGATGAATTAGAAGATAGTAATGGAGATTTAATTACTATAAGAAATAGAAAAAGCTTAAGAAAATTAATTTCTAAAAATGAAGAATACATTATTGAGTTAAATAAAGAATTAATTAAAGAGTATAAAAAGTATTTTAAGTCAAAATTGAAAATCAAAGATACTTATTTTGATATAAATGATTCAAAAATTATAAATGAAATTTCTGATTATCTTTGGGATTATATTATTAATAACTTAGGATACGAATATGAAGGAGAATTCGAATTAATTTCAAATGAACAAATATATTTCAATAGATATCCATATGAAGAATATGAAGATGCTTTGCTTGAGAAAATAGTTGAAGAGCAGTACCTAGAAGTAATAGTATATTGTAAAAATATAATAACTTCTAGTAACTCAGAAACTGTAAAAGTTACTTTACCTAAAGAAATTAAATTAAGTCTTATTTTTAACATTGATATAGATATTTTGGTTTCTAAGGAATTTTCAGATATTCAAGATGAAACATATTTTGTAGATATTGATAAAATAATTGATGATAGAATAAATGATTAA